Part of the Kitasatospora sp. NBC_00374 genome is shown below.
GGGCGCGTTGCGTGCTGGTCACGTGATGGCTCCTCAACTGACGGCGGGTCCGGCGGTGGTGTTGAGCCAGGCCCAGTCGGACCAGGTGGAGAATCCGGTCTGCCACCTGTGGTAGACGCCGGCGCTGCTGGTGCCGAACACCTCGATCCGGCCGTCGGCGTTGGCCGTCGCGACGATCTCGGTGCCGGCGCCGCCGAAGGTGTCCCACTGGTTGTAGGGGGCGTTCAGATTTGTCTGCCAGGTGTGCTGTGCGGTGCTGCCGTTGATGGCGAACACCTCGACGCGGCCGTCCGCGGTCGGCTGGCTGGTGAGCCGGGAGTCGGCGGGGCCGCCGGCGGCTTCCCAGTCGGACCAGGTGGTGGGGTTGGTCTGGTACTTGTGGAAGACGCCGGCCGGGCCGGAGGCGAAGACTTCGAGGCGGCCGTCCTGGTTGTGGTCGACGGTGAGGTCGTGGCCGCCGCCGCCGAAGGTCTCCCATGCCGACCAGCTGCCGTTGACGGCGGTCTGCCACTGGTGCTGGAAGGTGCTGCCGTTGAGGGCGAAGACTTCGAGTCGGCCGTCGGGGGCCTTGCCGAGTCCGATCTCGCTGTTGGCGGGGCCGCCGCCGGTCGGCTCCCAGTCGGACCAACTGGCTGGGCTGGTCTGGTACTTGTGGAAGACGCCGGCCGGACCGGAGGCGAGGACTTCGAGGCGGCCGTCCTGGTTGGAGCCGACGGCGATGTCGTGGCCGCCGCCGCCGAAGTTCTCCCAGTTCGACCAGCCGCCGGAGGGCTGGAGCTGGTAGCGGTGCTGGAAGGTGCTGCCGTTGATGGCGAACATCTCCAGGCGGCCGTCCGCGTTCGGACCGATCGCCAACTCCGCGCCGCCCGGTCCGCCCAGGGACTCCCAGTCCGACCAGGCGCCGCTCACGGCCGTCTGCCAGGCGTGCGAGACGCCGTTCGCACCGGCCGCGAACACCTCCAGCCGGCCGTCCGCCGAACGCGCGGACACCACCCGGCCGGACTGCGCCGGATACACCAGCGGGGCGGGACGGGGGCCGGTTCCCGGAGTACAGGGCATGGCGATGCCGCGCTCCGCGAGGTAGGGGATCGGGTCGGTGCGCACGGTCGCGTCCGAGTCGGCCCATACCCGCAGGTGCAGGTGCGGGCCGCTGGAGGTGCCCTCGCTTCCCATCTGCGCGATCAGTTGACCGGCCGTCACCTGGTCGCCGGTGGCCACGTCCCGTTCGCGCATGTGCCCGTACTCGGTGATGGTCCCGTCCGGGTGCAGGATGCGGATCCACTGGCCGTAGCCCTGCGCCGGGCCGGAGACCAGCACCTGGCCGTCGCCGACCGCGTAGATCGGGGTGCCGTAGTCGTTGGCGATGTCGATGCCGTTGTGCTCCGGGGTGTAGCCCTGGGAGATGTAACCGGCGGCCGGGCAGGACGCCGTGAACCCGGTGGCCGCGGCGGGGGCGGCCGGGACGGTGACCGGCAGCAGCAGGGCGACCGCGGCCAGGGCCAGGCGCGAGGCGCGGCGGGAGAAGGAGGGGAACACCGGAGCGCCCCTCACGCCTTCGAGCCCGCGGCGCCCAGCGCCAGCGCGACGCCGAGCCCGCCGTCGGACTCGAGGATGCTCCTACGGGTGGGGTGGTGCGCGGTCAACGTGACCTCCTGAGGGCGCGTGGCGGCGGCCCGTCCGGACCGCCGGGTGTCGAGCGGTTGGGACGGTAGTCACCCACCGCGCGGCGCAGAACCCGGAACCATACGGACTGACAGGAGCGGACCAACCGCCGAGACTGTTGACGCGCTCTCCGGCCTCGGCCTCGTGCCGGTGACCGTCCGGCAGTCGTTGGGCCACCCGGTCGGCCCAACCGCAGCGCGGCACCTCGCGGACCGGTCCGGGTCCGGCCCTACCCTGGCGGCATGATCAACGGTGCGCACGTCATCATCTACAGCCGCGACGCCGAAGTGGACCGGGCGTTCTTCCGGGACACGCTGGAGTGTCCGAACGTCGATGCGGGCGGCGGCTGGCTGATCTTCGAGCTGCCGCCGGCCGAGCTCGCCGTGCATCCCGCGGACGGCCCGGAGACGCAGGAGCTCTACCTGATGTGCGATGACATCGACGCCACCGTGAGCGACCTGGCGGCCAAGGGCGTGGAGTTCACCCAGCCGGTCACCGACGCCCGCTGGGGACGGCTGACCAGGTTCCGCCTGCCGGGTGGCAGCGAGGTGGGCATGTACGAGCCCCGCCACGAGCGACCCAGCGGTCGGTAGCAGCGACGCCGCGGCGGTCCGCGCCCCGCTGCCGGCTCCGGGCGATGTCGAGCGCCGGCAGGTCCGACTCGCGGCCTTCCCCGCTCTGCGTGCCGCACGGTGCACGGGGTTGTCGCTCAGGGGTAGTCGGAGGTCCCCCGGTGCGCCTCGATGGTGACGGCGACCCGGACGACTGAGTCCGACCACGCACGGGCGGCGGCGTCCGGGTGGCCTGCGCGCATGGCGTGGGCGAGGGCTCGCAGGAGCTCGGCGGTGGTGGCCAGGCCGCCTCGGTTCAGCCGGGCGGCGGCGCGGTCCAGGCGGGTGAGAGTGGGGCCGTCCGGGTGGCGCAGGCCCCGGTGGGCGGTGTCGGCGAGAGCCGCGAGCGCCTCGGCGAGGTCGGCGGCAACGAGGCCGGCCGACGGCGGCGCGGCGGGGGTGAGGGCGGTGGACCCGGGGCCCGGGGCGAGGTCGGGGACCACGACGGTGTCGCCCGCGAGGAGCGCGGCGGGTTCCAGGACGGTGCGGCCCGCGGCGCTCCGGACGGTGGCGCTGACGTGGGTGACGGTGCCCGTCCCGAGCGCCGCGGCGAGGGCGTCGAGGGCGCCGGGGCAGGCCGGGTCGTGGGTGGCGGCGAGGGTGGCACGGTTGCCGACCGCGTCGCGGACGGCAGCCTCCAGGCGCTGCTCGGCCGCGTCGTACCGGATCCCCTCGACGGCGGAGAGGCGCACCACGTGCAGGGACTCGGCGGCGATGCGGGGCCGGATCAGCCGCGGTGGCCGGCCCTCCAGGGTGCGCAGGTGGGCGTCGAGGTCGGTGAGCAGCAGCGGGGCGGGCAGGTCGGTCCAGGAGCTGCCGACCGGGGTGACGGTGGTGGCGGTGGTCCGGCCGCGGCCGAGGCGGAGCTCACGGGCGGCGCTGCGGACCGCGCTTTCGCTGACCACGTTGCCGCCGGCGAGGGCGTCGAGGCGGTGCCCGGCGATCCGGCGGGCGCCCAGCGCGTGCCCGGTAGGCGGACGGCCGTCGGCTGGGACGTCCCAGCTGCGGCGGAGCACCAGGACGGTCCCGGCGGCGGGGTGGGCGAGGTAGACCTCGGCGGACCGGGTCGTTGCGGTGCCGCGGATCCGGCAGCCCAGCGCGGTCAGGCGGACCCGGCGCAGCAGGGTCTCGGCGGCCTCCCGGACACCTAGCACCTCGGACCGCGACGCGCCCGGGTGGGCGGCGGCGCGGTGACGGGCGTGCAGTTCGGCCAGGAGCAGTGCCAGCTCCTCGGGCCGGTGGTCGGCGGCCCGGGTCGCGTACGCGTCGAGCTGGCCGATCAGGTCGGCGACCAGGTCGGCCGGCCAGTGCAGGGAACGGTCGGCGAGCTCGCCGCGCACCCGGTGGAAATCGGCGGTGAGGACCGGTCCGGCGTGCACGGCGCCGTCGAGCACGAGCTCGCGGGCGAGATCGAGGGCGGCGTCCAGGACCGGCGGGATGCCCGACTCGGGCTCGGAACGGTCGCCGAGCGTGACGGTCGGGCGGCCGTCGGCAGCCCGGAAGGCCCAGACCGCGAGGGCGATCATCTCGCCGCGGCGGTCCTGCGCGGCGTCGGTGACCGCGAAGCCCAGCTCGCCGGGGACGGGGAACCGGACCGTGCAGGCGGCGAGTTCGGCGACCGGCTGTGGATCGTCCGGGCGCGCGTGGTGCAGCCGCGCGGTATAGCCGCGCTCCAGCGTCCGGCGGGCGGCGGCCACGGCGCGGGCACCGACGGCGGCGGTCAGCGCCTCGTCGTCCAGCGTGCCGGGGGACCAGGCGGGGGCGGGCGCGGGGGTGTCGGGCGTGCGGGGGGTATCGGAAGTGGCGGGGCCGGGGTGAGGACCCGGTGGGGCGGGGGCATCGGCGGCGGCACGCTGGTGGGCGAGGACCAGCGCGATCCGGTGGCGGCACACGCCCGGGGCGCCGCAGGTGCAGCTGCCGCCGTCCAGCCCGGTGCCCGGCGGCAGCACGACGGTGTTGCCGTCGGGACAGGTGCCGCGCAGCGTGCCGTCCGGGTCGAGGCCGGGCACCGGCCCGTCGCCCGCGGCGACCTCGCGGGCGGCGCGCTTCACCAGGCCGCGGTTGGCGAGTGCGGCGAGCGTGTCGGTGTCCAGGGCGAGCAGATCGGCCCGCGTCGCGGCGGTCATCGGCCGAGCCTCTCGGCGACGAAGTCGGCGAGCATCCCCGGCGTCATCGCACCCACGTGCGCGCCGGCGTCCGCGAGCTGCCCGGCCAGCTCGCGGTCGTACGCCGGGGCGGCTTCCTCGTCCAGCGCGGCGAGACCGAGCACGGTGGCGCCCTGCCCGGTCAGCGAGCGGACGGTCCGTAGCAGCCGGTACCGGTCGCCGCCCTCATAGAAGTCGCTGATCACTGCGAGGATCGTGCGCCGCGGATTCTCCACCAGCCCGGCTGCGTAGTCGACCGCGCGGGCGATGTCGGTGCCGCCGCCGAGCTGGACCCGCATCAGCAGCTCCACCGGGTCGGTGACGTCGGACGTGAGGTCCACCACCTGGGTGTCGAAGGCGACCAGATGGGTCTTCAGCCCGGGAAGGCTCCACAGGCAGGCCGCGGTCACCGCGGAGTGGATCACCGAGCCCACCATCGAACCGGACTGGTCGACGAGCAGGATCAACTGCCACTGCTCCAGATGCCGGCGGGTGCGGGAGCGGAAGTGCGGACGCTCGATCAGGATCCGCCGCTCGGCGGGACTGTAGCGGCCGAGATTGGCCCGGACGGTGCGGCGGAAGTCGAAGTCGCGGGCCAGCGGGCGCCGGCTCGGGCGCGCCGACCGGGCACCCGTGAACGCCTGGCGCAGCTCCGGGGTGAGGCGTTCCATCAGCTGCCGGACCACCGCGGCCACGATCCGGCGGGCCTGGCCGAGCAACTGCTCGTTCATCAGGTGCTTGGTGCGGAGCACCGCGCGCAGCAGGGCGGCGCTCGGCTCGACCCGCTCCAGCACGGTCGGGTCGGTGACGATCTCCTCGATCCCGTAGTGCTCGACGGCGTCACGCTCCAGACGCTCGATCGTCTCGCGGGGGAAGAGACGGTGGATGTCGTCCAGCCAGTCGACTGCGGTGACCCGGGACGGCTCCAGGCCGGCGCTGCGGACGCCGCGGCGGCCGAGGTCCTCGTCGCGGCCGTACAGCCACTCCAGGGCGGCGTCCCGGGCGGCGCCGTCGGCGCTCGGGCGGCCGGTCCACGGCTCGGCGGGGGAACCGAGGACCAGGCGCCAGCGCTCCAGGGCGGGGTCGGGTGCCGTTCTGGGGGCCGGCTCGGGCGAGGTCACCGGGCGCTCCGCAGGCCGTGGCGGTCGAGCAGGGCGGTCACGTTCTCCTCCAGGGCGCGGGCGGCGGCCAGGTGCAAGGGGTCGGCGGTGGTGCGGAGCAGGGCGCGGGCGGAGCCGCGCAGACCGCGGCGCTCGATCAGACGGCGGGCGATCCGCTCGCGCTCGCGCGGCGGGAACCAGGCGAAGGCCTGGCGCAGGGCCGGGAGGGCGATGAGGAACTCGGCGTCGGTGAGGTCGGCGAGGACGGAGTCCACGGCGGCCAGCAGGGAGCCGTCGCCCGAGTCGGCGGTGACCTCCTCCCGGGCGAGGGCGAACAGGCCGCCCAGCCAGTCGCCGAGCGTCCGGGGGTCGTCCGTGGCGTGGAGGGCGTCGGCGAGGTCGGGGGTGGTGGCCTCGGTCGGGGCGAGGGTGAGGTGGAGGCCGTGGGCGGCGCCGCGGAGGTCGGCGGGGGCGTGGGGGTCGCGGGTGATGCGGAGGGCGAGGGCGGCGGTGTCCCCGGGGGTGACGGTGAGGTGGTCGGGGGCGTGGCGGAGGGCGTCGCGGACGGCGGCGAGGGCGGTGAGGCGGGCGGGGTCGGTGCCGGAGCGGCCGTGGACGCCCTCGACCAGCCACAGGACGCGGCTGACCGCGCCGTCGATGACGGCGGCCAGCAGTGGGCTGCGGGCGGTGCCGTACACGCGGTCGTGCCGCCAGAGGCCGAGAGCGGTGGAGAGGACGGCGCCGAGGGCGCCGGGGTCGGGGTGGCGGGTGAGGGTGGCGGTGAGCGTGGTGAGGAGGCGGTCGGTGAGGGCGGTCGCGCCGCACAGGACGGTGTCGAAGAGCAGGGTGGCGAGTTGAGCGTCGGTGGGCCCGGTCGTGCGGGCGCGTTCGGCGAGGACGGTGGCGGCGGCCTCGTCGAGGGTGGCGCCGTACGCGCCCGCCTCGATCAGGGCGGCGTCGCGGCCGGTGTCCGGTCCGGCGTCCCAGCGTTCGGTGGTGACCGGGTCGGCGCCGTGGGCAGGTCCGGCGGTGCGGTGGCGGCCTGGCACGCCGAGGACGCGCAGCCGGTGCAGGGTCCGGCTCGCCGTCAGGCCCTCCTCGGTGGTGAGATCGCAGGTCAGCGGGCGGGTGCCGGTGGCGCCGATCGCGGCGAGCCGGGCGGCGCTGTCGTGGACCAGCGGCGGGGCCGGCGTGTCCGGGTGCAGCCGCCCGGTGCGGGTGCCGCTGCACGCAGCGACCATCTCGACCACCACCGGATGGCTGCCCGGCGCCAGCGGGGCGCGCTCGGACCAGGGCAGCGGCTGGCTCAGGTCGTCCTTGATCAGGGCGCCGGCCAAACCGTCCAGCACGTCGGTACGGGCCGGCACCGCATGGCCGCGCAGGGCGGCGAGGCCGCCGGTGAGTGTGGCGGCGGCGACCAGGTCGGCGGTGGAGACCGGGTGGCGGCGGACGCGCAGGCGTGAGACCACGGACTGCCGCAGGTGGTCGGCGGCGGCCTCGGGGCCGTCCTCCCACAGCCGCTGGTAGTAGGCGGGCGAGGGCATGCCGGACTGGTAGCCGGCGAAGGCGTCGAGCTGCCGGAACGAGTACGGCACCAGGTAGCTCCCGGAGACGGCGCCGGGCGGCGGCGCGGGCAGCCCGGGCCGGCCGGGCGCCTGGGCCGGCTGCGCGGCGAGGGCGCGCAGGGTGGGGGTGTGGAAGCCGCCGCCCACCACCAGCACGGTCGCGGTCCCCGCCTCGGCGAGGACGGCGCGGACCCAGTCCGCCATGTACGCCTCGCGGGCCTGGTCGTCCTCGTCCGCCTCGGCGTCGCCGCGGACCAGGTCGAAGTAGGCGTCCAGGCGTTCGGCGAGCCCGTCCGCCGGCGCCACCTCGAAGAGGCCGTCCCACAGGGCGTCCACCGAGCCGGCGCCGAACCGCTCGCAGAGACGGGCGGTGGCCTCGGCGTACCGGGCCTCCGCGTCGGCGTACCGGTTGGCGCGCAGCTCGAACGCCGGGTGCCAGGACGGCAGGTCGACGAAGAGCACCTCCGCGCCGGCCGCCCGCCCCTCCTGCAGCGCCACCCACTCGGGCGAGTAGTCGCACAGCGGCGCCCAGGTGGTCGCGGTGCGCTCGGCGTCGCGGTAGTGGCTGAACACGGCGATCGGCAGCTCGTGGCCGAGGGCCAACTCGTCCAGCCGGCCGTTGAGGTCGGCCGGGCCCTCGACGAGCACATACGCGGGCCGCAGCCGCCGGACGGTGTCCGCCACCAGGCGGGCGCAGGCGGGGGAGTGGTGACGGACCCCGAGGAAGACCGCGGGCATCAGCCGGCCAGCAGGTGGCGGGCGTCGTGCACGGCCTGCCAGTGCGGGCCGCGCCGCCGCGGGACCCGCTGCTCCAGGTAGCGGCGCAGCCGGGCCAGGTCCTCCGGGCTGTCCTTGGCCGCGGTGCCGGCCAGGCTGGCGACCAGGTCGGCCGCGTTGCCGGCCTCGCTGCGTAGGTACCAGCCGCGCAGCCCGACCGCGTGGGCGACCGAGACCGCCTCGGCGGTGCTCATCACCGCGGACGGGCGGTCGCCGCCCTCGCCGGCCCGCAGCTCGCGGAAGGCGGTGACCAGCACCTCCAGCAGGTCCCGGTCGGGCGCCGCGGTCACCCCCGACCGGCGTAGCAGGTTCCCGGACTCGGCCTCGACCAGGGCGAGTTCGGTGTCCAGGTCGGGGATCGGGAAGACGGTCTCGAAGTTGAACCGGCGCTTGAGCGCCGAGCTCATCTCGTTCACCCCGCGGTCGCGGGTGTTGGCGGTGGCGATCACGTTGAAGCCCTGCTTGGCGAAGACCATGCCCTCCGGCCCGTCAAGCTCGGGGATCGCCACCACCCGCTCCGAGAGCAGGGACAGCAGTGAGTCCTGCACCTCCAGCGGGCAGCGGGTGATCTCCTCGAACCGGACCACCCGGCCCTCGGCCATGCCGCGCAGCATCGGCGCGGGCACCAGCGAGCGGGTGGAGGGGCCCTCCGACACCAGCAGGGCGTAGTTCCACGAGTACTTGATCTGGTCCTCGGTGGTCGCCGCGCCGCCCTGCACGGTCAGCCGGGAGGTGCCGCTGACCGCCGCCGCGATCAGCTCCGACAGCAGCGACTTCGCGGTGCCCGGCTCGCCGACCAGCAGCAGGCCGCGGTTGGTGGCCAGGGTCACCAGGGCACGCTCGACCAGCGCCGGATCGCCCACGAACTTGCGGGCGATGCCGGCCGCCTCGTCGCCGACGATGAACCGGCGGGCCGCGCGCAGGCTCAGCTCCCAGCCCGGCGGGCGGTGGTCGCGGTCCTCGGCGTGCAGCGCCGCCAGCTCCTCGGCGTACCGGACCTCGGCGGGCGGCCGTTGGAGGTGCTCCTCGGCGGTGGTGGTCATGGCGGCCCTCCCGGGGTGGTCCGTGCGGCTGTCGGTGGGGTGGCTCGTCGTCACGGCGTGGTCAGCTCGGTGAGGTCGGCGATCACCTCGGAGGCGGTCACCGGGTCGAGCTCGGCGAA
Proteins encoded:
- a CDS encoding peptidoglycan DD-metalloendopeptidase family protein translates to MFPSFSRRASRLALAAVALLLPVTVPAAPAAATGFTASCPAAGYISQGYTPEHNGIDIANDYGTPIYAVGDGQVLVSGPAQGYGQWIRILHPDGTITEYGHMRERDVATGDQVTAGQLIAQMGSEGTSSGPHLHLRVWADSDATVRTDPIPYLAERGIAMPCTPGTGPRPAPLVYPAQSGRVVSARSADGRLEVFAAGANGVSHAWQTAVSGAWSDWESLGGPGGAELAIGPNADGRLEMFAINGSTFQHRYQLQPSGGWSNWENFGGGGHDIAVGSNQDGRLEVLASGPAGVFHKYQTSPASWSDWEPTGGGPANSEIGLGKAPDGRLEVFALNGSTFQHQWQTAVNGSWSAWETFGGGGHDLTVDHNQDGRLEVFASGPAGVFHKYQTNPTTWSDWEAAGGPADSRLTSQPTADGRVEVFAINGSTAQHTWQTNLNAPYNQWDTFGGAGTEIVATANADGRIEVFGTSSAGVYHRWQTGFSTWSDWAWLNTTAGPAVS
- a CDS encoding VOC family protein gives rise to the protein MINGAHVIIYSRDAEVDRAFFRDTLECPNVDAGGGWLIFELPPAELAVHPADGPETQELYLMCDDIDATVSDLAAKGVEFTQPVTDARWGRLTRFRLPGGSEVGMYEPRHERPSGR
- a CDS encoding VWA domain-containing protein, with protein sequence MTSPEPAPRTAPDPALERWRLVLGSPAEPWTGRPSADGAARDAALEWLYGRDEDLGRRGVRSAGLEPSRVTAVDWLDDIHRLFPRETIERLERDAVEHYGIEEIVTDPTVLERVEPSAALLRAVLRTKHLMNEQLLGQARRIVAAVVRQLMERLTPELRQAFTGARSARPSRRPLARDFDFRRTVRANLGRYSPAERRILIERPHFRSRTRRHLEQWQLILLVDQSGSMVGSVIHSAVTAACLWSLPGLKTHLVAFDTQVVDLTSDVTDPVELLMRVQLGGGTDIARAVDYAAGLVENPRRTILAVISDFYEGGDRYRLLRTVRSLTGQGATVLGLAALDEEAAPAYDRELAGQLADAGAHVGAMTPGMLADFVAERLGR
- a CDS encoding DUF5682 family protein, which encodes MPAVFLGVRHHSPACARLVADTVRRLRPAYVLVEGPADLNGRLDELALGHELPIAVFSHYRDAERTATTWAPLCDYSPEWVALQEGRAAGAEVLFVDLPSWHPAFELRANRYADAEARYAEATARLCERFGAGSVDALWDGLFEVAPADGLAERLDAYFDLVRGDAEADEDDQAREAYMADWVRAVLAEAGTATVLVVGGGFHTPTLRALAAQPAQAPGRPGLPAPPPGAVSGSYLVPYSFRQLDAFAGYQSGMPSPAYYQRLWEDGPEAAADHLRQSVVSRLRVRRHPVSTADLVAAATLTGGLAALRGHAVPARTDVLDGLAGALIKDDLSQPLPWSERAPLAPGSHPVVVEMVAACSGTRTGRLHPDTPAPPLVHDSAARLAAIGATGTRPLTCDLTTEEGLTASRTLHRLRVLGVPGRHRTAGPAHGADPVTTERWDAGPDTGRDAALIEAGAYGATLDEAAATVLAERARTTGPTDAQLATLLFDTVLCGATALTDRLLTTLTATLTRHPDPGALGAVLSTALGLWRHDRVYGTARSPLLAAVIDGAVSRVLWLVEGVHGRSGTDPARLTALAAVRDALRHAPDHLTVTPGDTAALALRITRDPHAPADLRGAAHGLHLTLAPTEATTPDLADALHATDDPRTLGDWLGGLFALAREEVTADSGDGSLLAAVDSVLADLTDAEFLIALPALRQAFAWFPPRERERIARRLIERRGLRGSARALLRTTADPLHLAAARALEENVTALLDRHGLRSAR
- a CDS encoding AAA family ATPase, whose product is MTTTAEEHLQRPPAEVRYAEELAALHAEDRDHRPPGWELSLRAARRFIVGDEAAGIARKFVGDPALVERALVTLATNRGLLLVGEPGTAKSLLSELIAAAVSGTSRLTVQGGAATTEDQIKYSWNYALLVSEGPSTRSLVPAPMLRGMAEGRVVRFEEITRCPLEVQDSLLSLLSERVVAIPELDGPEGMVFAKQGFNVIATANTRDRGVNEMSSALKRRFNFETVFPIPDLDTELALVEAESGNLLRRSGVTAAPDRDLLEVLVTAFRELRAGEGGDRPSAVMSTAEAVSVAHAVGLRGWYLRSEAGNAADLVASLAGTAAKDSPEDLARLRRYLEQRVPRRRGPHWQAVHDARHLLAG